In Mugil cephalus isolate CIBA_MC_2020 chromosome 20, CIBA_Mcephalus_1.1, whole genome shotgun sequence, the following are encoded in one genomic region:
- the LOC124998468 gene encoding protein Tob2: MHLEVKVALNFIVSYLYNKLPRRRADLFGEELERILVSRFEGHWYPEAPLRGSAFRCIHLGAPRDPVVELAAKRSGLDTEEVRANVPAELSVWIDPYEVSYQIGEKGAVKVLYLEDPPGLGCDGEGVEGVIREGKGDAEAEEAKSLGFNPDAQVFVPIGSQASPALLPSLSSSPTPLSAPSCPGLFSYPSASTPTDPGVHSSNTSTPSPPSGVGGGLPYLPAQQQQQQQQPPPPPPAALPAARPQPITFTTATFAATKFGSTKMKKCSGAGSAAGSGVIVPPSQRMLSRSPTTTISAPDLLKHKPLSLSLHSLGGGGGGGGPVPSQLSPNAKEFVYPGSPAPLYFDADAQPMQPHASSFQPPHAHPTFDPFSSPPAPSVGIIGGNGGISYMEKPPFVEGLGSYNLQYPSQSFQPVVLAN, translated from the coding sequence ATGCATCTGGAAGTGAAGGTCGCCCTCAACTTCATCGTGTCCTACCTGTACAACAAGCTGCCTCGGCGTCGGGCCGACCTCTTCGgcgaggagctggagaggataCTGGTGTCCCGCTTCGAGGGCCACTGGTACCCCGAGGCCCCGCTCAGGGGGTCGGCGTTCCGCTGCATCCACCTGGGGGCGCCGAGGGACCCCGTGGTGGAGCTGGCCGCCAAGAGGAGCGGGCTGGACACGGAGGAGGTGCGGGCGAACGTTCCCGCCGAGCTGAGCGTGTGGATCGACCCCTACGAGGTGTCCTACCAGATCGGGGAGAAGGGGGCCGTGAAGGTGCTCTACCTGGAGGACCCCCCGGGGCTCGGCTGCGACGGCGAAGGGGTGGAGGGCGTCATCAGGGAGGGCAAAGGAGAcgcggaggcggaggaggccAAGAGCTTGGGCTTCAACCCGGACGCTCAGGTCTTCGTGCCGATCGGAAGCCAAGCGTCTCCCGCCCTCCTGCCGTCGCTCTCCAGCTCCCCCACTCCCCTCTCCGCCCCGTCCTGCCCCGGCCTCTTCAGCTACCCCAGCGCCAGCACCCCCACCGACCCCGGGGTCCACTCCTCCAACACCTCCACCCCTTCCCCTCCCAGCGGCGTCGGCGGCGGCCTGCCCTACCTCCccgctcagcagcagcagcagcagcagcagccgccgccgccgccgccggccgCCCTCCCCGCCGCCCGCCCCCAGCCCATCACCTTCACCACCGCCACCTTCGCCGCCACCAAATTCGGCTCCACCAAGATGAAGAAGTGCAGCGGGGCCGGGTCGGCGGCCGGCTCCGGCGTCATCGTCCCCCCGTCCCAGAGGATGCTGTCCcgctcccccaccaccaccatctcgGCCCCGGACCTCCTCAAGCACAAgcccctgtccctgtccctgcaCTCcctcggcggcggcggcggcggcggcggccccGTCCCCAGCCAGCTCTCCCCCAACGCCAAAGAGTTCGTCTACCCGGGATCCCCGGCCCCTCTGTACTTCGACGCCGACGCCCAGCCCATGCAGCCTCACGCCAGCTCCTTCCAGCCCCCGCACGCCCACCCGACCTTCGACCCGTTCTCCAGCCCGCCGGCGCCGAGCGTGGGCATCATCGGCGGCAACGGGGGGATCTCGTACATGGAGAAGCCGCCGTTCGTGGAGGGTTTGGGAAGCTACAACCTGCAATACCCGAGCCAGTCCTTCCAGCCGGTGGTCCTGGCCAACTAA
- the LOC124997453 gene encoding aconitate hydratase, mitochondrial-like, translated as MASYCLTVTRLRLALGTGARRFHVSSAFSARAKVAMSRFEPGSSINYEKMHESINVVRRRLNRPLTLSEKIVYGHLDDPAGQEIDRGRTYLRLRPDRVAMQDATAQMAMLQFISSGLPKVAVPSTIHCDHLIEAQIGGAQDLQRAKEINQEVYNFLATAAAKYGVGFWKPGSGIIHQIILENYAYPGVMLIGTDSHTPNGGGLGAICIGVGGADAVDVMAGIPWELKCPKVIGVRLTGTLSGWTSPKDVILKVAGILTVKGGTGAIVEYHGPGVDSISCTGMATICNMGAEIGATTSVFPYNHRMRTYLEKTGRGEIASVADQFRDDLVPDKDCEYDQVIEINLSELKPHINGPFTPDLAHPVSDIGAVAKKSGWPLEVKVGLIGSCTNSSYEDMGRAASLAKQALDKGLKCKAQFTVTPGSEQIRATIERDGYAKILSDVGGIVLANACGPCIGQWDRKDVKKGEKNTIVTSFNRNFTARNDANPATHAFVTSPEIVTALALAGTLNFNPETDYLTAPNGEKFKLEPPTGDELPSRDFDPGQDTYQHPPAEGSSVKVDVSPASNRLQLLEPFDRWHGKDLEDMRVLIKVKGKCTTDHISAAGPWLKFRGHLDNISNNLLIGAVNIENDAVNKVKNQLTGEYGGVPDVARQYKASGVNWVVVGDENYGEGSSREHAALEPRHLGGRAIIVKSFARIHETNLKKQGLLPLTFNDPRDYDKIRPDDKISITGLKSFAPGKPLTAVIKHSDGSQDSVSLNHTFNETQIEWFKAGSALNRMKELQ; from the exons atggcGTCCTATTGTCTGACTGTCACCAGACTCCGG CTGGCCCTTGGAACCGGGGCGAGAAGGTTTCATGTCTCTTCAGCCTTCAGCGCCAGGGCCAAGGTGGCCATGAGCCGCTTTGAGCCCGGCTCCAGCATCAATTATGAGAAGATGCACGAGAGCATCAACGTCGTACGCAGGAG GCTCAACAGGCCTCTCACGCTGTCCGAGAAGATCGTGTACGGTCACCTGGACGACCCGGCGGGGCAGGAGATCGACCGCGGCCGCACTTACCTCCGCCTGCGCCCGGACCGCGTGGCCATGCAGGACGCCACCGCCCAGATGGCCATGCTTCAGTTCATCAGCAGCGGCCTGCCCAAGGTGGCCGTTCCCTCCACCATCCACTGCGACCACCTGATCGAGGCCCAGATCGGAGGAGCCCAGGACCTGCAGAGGGCTAAG GAAATAAACCAGGAGGTTTACAACTTTCTTGCAACCGCTGCAGCAAAATATGGAGTCGGCTTCTGGAAACCAGGCTCAGGCATCATCCATCAG atcATCCTGGAGAATTACGCGTACCCTGGAGTGATGCTGATCGGCACAGACTCCCACACTCCCAACGGCGGCGGTCTGGGCGCCATCTGTATCGGAGTGGGAGGAGCCGACGCCGTGGACGTCATGGCTGGAATCCCCTGGGAGCTCAAATGCCCCAAA GTGATTGGAGTGAGGTTGACGGGGACCCTGTCTGGCTGGACGTCCCCGAAAGACGTCATCCTGAAGGTGGCCGGCATCCTGACGGTGAAAGGCGGCACCGGCGCCATCGTGGAATATCACGGGCCTGGAGTCGACTCGATCTCCTGCACCG GAATGGCCACTATCTGCAACATGGGAGCTGAGATCGGAGCCACCACCTCCGTGTTCCCCTACAACCATCGCATGAGGacgtacctggagaaaaccggCCGCGGAG AAATCGCCTCCGTGGCCGATCAGTTCAGAGACGACCTGGTCCCGGATAAAGACTGCGAGTACGACCAAGTCATTGAGATCAACCTGAGCGAG CTGAAGCCCCACATCAACGGACCGTTCACCCCCGACCTGGCCCACCCCGTGTCCGACATCGGGGCCGTGGCTAAGAAGAGCGGCTGGCCCCTGGAGGTCAAAGTCG GTTTGATCGGCAGCTGCACCAACTCCAGCTACGAGGACATGGGTCGAGCCGCCTCCTTGGCCAAACAGGCCCTGGACAAAGGCCTGAAGTGTAAGGCCCAGTTCACGGTCACGCCCGGTTCAGAACAGATCCGCGCTACCATCGAGAGGGACGGATAT GCCAAGATCCTGAGTGATGTCGGGGGAATTGTTCTCGCCAACGCTTGTGGACCTTGTATCGGACAGTGGGACAG gAAGGATGtgaaaaaaggagagaagaatACCATCGTcacatctttcaacaggaacttcACTGCTAGGAATGACGCTAACCCTGCTACTCACGCTTTCGTCACCTCTCCTGAG ATTGTCACAGCTTTGGCTCTCGCTGGGACCCTCAACTTCAACCCTGAGACCGATTACCTTACCGCCCCCAACGGAGAGAAGTTCAAGCTGGAACCCCCCACCGGTGACGAGCTCCCCTCCAGAGACTTCGATCCGGGCCAGGACACCTACCAGCACCCCCCCGCTGAGGGCAGCTCAGTCAAG GTGGACGTCAGCCCCGCCAGTAACCGTCTGCAGCTGCTCGAGCCCTTCGACAGGTGGCACGGAAAAGACCTGGAGGACATGAGGGTCCTCATCAAG GTGAAGGGAAAGTGCACCACTGACCACATCAGTGCCGCCGGGCCTTGGCTCAAGTTCCGCGGACATCTGGACAACATCTCCAACAACCTGCTGATCGGTGCGGTCAACATCGAGAACGACGCCGTCAACAAAGTCAAGAACCAGCTGACGGGAGAGTACGGAGGCGTCCCAGATGTCGCTCGCCAATACAAG GCCAGTGGAGTGAACTGGGTGGTGGTTGGAGACGAGAACTACGGTGAAGGATCCAGCAGAGAGCACGCTGCCCTGGAGCCACGACACCTCGGAGGACGCGCCATCATCGTCAAGAGCTTCGCCAGAATCCACG AAACCAACCTGAAGAAGCAGGGCCTGCTGCCTCTGACTTTCAATGACCCCCGAGACTACGACAAAATTCGCCCCGATGACAAGATCTCAATCACTGGCCTGAAATCCTTCGCCCCCGGCAAG CCCCTGACGGCCGTGATCAAGCACAGCGATGGCAGCCAGGACTCCGTCTCTCTGAACCACACCTTCAACGAGACGCAGATCGAGTGGTTCAAGGCCGGCTCCGCCCTCAACAGGATGAAGGAGCTGCAGTAA
- the polr3h gene encoding DNA-directed RNA polymerase III subunit RPC8 has product MFVLVEMVDTVRIPPWNFQRHLNEAVAEELNKKLANKVVYNVGLCICLYDITKLEDSYIFPGDGASHTKVHFRYVVFHPFLDEILVGKIKYCSQEGVHVTMGFFDDILIPPESLQQPAKFDEAEQVWLWEYETDEGAHDLYMDQGEEIRFRVTDEVFVDTSPTGPATATSDTPAPPGQPTAPPAEESVEKKEAPYTLVGTICEPGLGLLSWWNN; this is encoded by the exons ATGTTCGTGCTGGTGGAGATGGTCGACACGGTCCGGATCCCTCCGTGGAATTTTCAGCGACATCTCAACGAGGCTGTAGCCGAGGAACTCAACAAGAAGCTCGCCAACAAG GTTGTTTACAACGTGGGCCTCTGCATTTGTTTGTATGACATCACTAAACTAGAAGACTCCTACATATTTCCAGGGGATGGAGCCTCACACACCAAAG TTCATTTCAGGTACGTCGTTTTTCACCCGTTCCTCGATGAGATCCTCGTCGGCAAGATCAAGTACTGCAGTCAGGAGGGAGTCCACG TGACGATGGGCTTTTTCGACGACATCCTCATTCCTCCAGAGTCTCTTCAACAGCCTGCAAAATT TGACGAAGCAGAGCAAGTCTGGCTTTGGGAGTACGAGACGGACGAGGGCGCCCACGACCTCTACATGGACCAAGGGGAGGAGATACGTTTCCGGGTGACGGATGAAGTCTTTGTGGATACGTCGCCGACGGGGCCGGCCACCGCCACGTCCGATACGCCGGCACCACCAGGACAGCCGACGGCGCCGCCAGCGGAGGAGAGCgtggagaagaaagaagctCCCTACACTCTTGTT ggTACAATCTGTGAGCCAGGCCTGGGGCTGCTCTCATGGTGGAACAACTag
- the csdc2b gene encoding cold shock domain-containing protein C2 gives MADPSLTSPSGTPLRSHNAPSLTLSFPFLREGSRVWEEGREPPLPRDLPSPLPTKRTRTYSATVRAHSGPVFKGVCKNFSRSQGHGFIRPSHGGEDIFVHISDIEGEYVPVEGDEVTYKVSRVPPKNLKVQAVEVKITHLNPGTKHETWSGQIISS, from the exons ATGGCGGACCCCAGCCTCACGTCGCCCTCAGGGACCCCGCTTCGCTCCCACAACGCCCCGTCCCTCAccctctccttccccttctTGAGGGAGGGGAGTCGGgtgtgggaggaggggagggagccTCCGCTTCCTCGGGATCTTCCCAGCCCACTGCCGACCAAACGCACCCGCACCTACTCAGC GACGGTCCGCGCTCACTCAGGTCCAGTTTTTAAGGGCGTATGTAAGAACTTCTCCAGGTCACAAGGTCACGGCTTCATCCGACCGTCCCACGGCGGCGAGGACATCTTCGTTCACATCTCAGA CATCGAGGGCGAGTACGTCCCAGTGGAGGGCGACGAGGTCACGTACAAAGTGAGCCGGGTCCCACCCAAGAACCTGAAGGTGCAGGCGGTGGAGGTGAAGATCACACATCTCAACCCAGGGACGAAACACGAGACCTGGTCCGGGCAGATCATCAGCTCCTAG